A section of the Echeneis naucrates chromosome 12, fEcheNa1.1, whole genome shotgun sequence genome encodes:
- the enoph1 gene encoding enolase-phosphatase E1, whose amino-acid sequence MATISIPAGTSALLLDIEGTTTPITFVKDILFPYIREHLEDYLSSHWEEDECKQDVHLLKKQIEEDMKQNRACRVHAVDQTVHTDEEKAIREVVDNVLWQMAADRKSTALKQLQGHMWRSAYASGRIKGEIYQDVIPSIRRWRGQGLKVYIYSSGSVEAQKLLFGYSVEGDVLDLFDGHFDTSIGAKVDGKSYERIAERIGCQPEEITFLTDVTREAKAAEEAGVNVLVVVRPGNMELTDEERAHYNLITSFNQLQLTG is encoded by the exons ATGGCCACTATTTCTATTCCTGCCGGCACCAGCGCCCTGCTGCTGGACATCGAAGGCACCACCACGCCGATAACGTTTGTAAAG GATATCTTGTTTCCGTACATCAGGGAGCATCTGGAGGATTACCTGTCCAGTCACTGGGAGGAAGACGAGTGCAAACAGGACGTTCATCTGCTCAAGAAACAG ATCGAGGAGGACATGAAGCAGAACCGGGCGTGTCGCGTCCACGCCGTGGACCAGACGGTTCACACGGACGAGGAGAAGGCCATTAGAGAAGTGGTGGATAATGTGCTATGGCAGATGGcggcagacaggaagtcaacGGCACTCAAACAGCTCCAAGGGCACATGTGGAGGTCGGCGTATGCTTCGGGGAGAATCAAAGGCGA GATCTACCAGGACGTGATTCCGTCCATCAGAAGGTGGAGAGGACAAGGCCTGAAAGTTTACATCTACTCCTCCGGAAGTGTGGAGGCTCAGAAGCTTCTGTTTGGATACTCAGTGGAAGGAGACGTTTTAGAC TTATTCGACGGGCACTTTGACACCAGTATAGGAGCTAAAGTGGACGGAAAGAGCTACGAGAGGATCGCAGAGCGGATCGGCTGTCAGCCCGAAGAGATCACCTTCCTGACAGACGTCACTCGAG AGGctaaagcagcagaggaagccGGGGTGAACGTGTTGGTGGTGGTCCGACCCGGGAACATGGAGCTGACGGACGAGGAGCGCGCCCACTATAACCTCATCACATCCTTTAACCAGCTCCAGCTGACGGGATGA